The nucleotide window TAAACAAATACAAAAACGAAAATACACTTCTTGGTTCTCAGACACCGGGACAAAAAAGGATTGTTTATTTTGGTGACTCCATAACTGAAAGCTGGGGAACAGTCTATCCCGATTTTTTCAATGACAAAAATTACATCAATAGAGGAATTAGCGGGCAAACAACTCCGCAGATGCTCTTACGTTTCAGGCAAGATGTTATTGAACTACAACCTGAAATTGTAATTATTTTGGCTGGAACCAATGATATTGCCGGAAATACTGGACCCACAACTCTGCATACCATTTTAGGAAACCTTATTTCGATGTGTGAATTAGCAAAAGCAAATGCTATAAAAGTAGTTCTTTGCTCTGTTCTTCCTGCTTATGACTACCCGTGGAAAAAAGGATTGGAACCCGCTGCCAAAATTGAAGCTTTGAATGCAATGATTATAAAATATGCCAAAGCAAATAACATTACCTATGTTGACTATTATTCGGTTATGGTGGATGAACGAAAAGGATTAAAATCCATTTATTCGGAAGATGGTGTTCATCCAAACAAAGAGGGTTATCGAGTAATGGAATCAATTATTGAGGCAATTATCAAAAACTTATAATTGCTGTGATATAATTTCAAAAAAACAACGCTTCTGTTATATCTTTTTGAAACTATCATTTTCAATAGCAATTAACCTAATTCTTTGGTCGAACCTTGTTATTTTTTCTGAAAAACGCCTTACTTTTATCCTTTCAAAACTAACATTCAATTTCATAATCATGACCAAAGATCTAATTGTACAAAATATTAGCGCTTCAAAAAGTCATTTTTCTATAAATTATAGCATAAAAACCAAAACGGAAGCCTTTACCGAAAAACTGTTTTATACTTTGTTTGATTCCAATGCTCCACTCGATCAAAGCATCGATGAGCTTGAAAAACAATTTAAAGAAATAGCTTCTATGGCGTGCAAAAAAAATCAGGATTTATGCGAAAGCGCTTGGGATAAGTTTTTACATAAACTTCCATCTGTATTGGAAAACCTGAACAAAGATGCTTCATACATCTTAGAAAATGATCCTGCATCCAATAGTTTGGAAGAAATTTATCTTGCCTATCCGGGATTTTATGCCATTGCCATTTACCGATTGAGCCATGAATTGTATTTATTGGATTTGATGCTTTTTTCAAGATTGATGAGTGAGTATGCGCATCGCATTACGGGAACAGACATACATGCCGGTGCTACCATCGCATCACCTTTCTTTATCGATCATGCGACCGGAATTGTAATTGGAGAGACAACCGTTATTGAAAAAAATGTAAAAATATATCAAGGGGTGACTTTGGGAGCGTTGAGCGTAAGCAAAGACATGAAGAATTCCAAAAGACATCCTACTGTTGAAAAAAATGTTTGCCTGTATGCGAATGCAACCATATTGGGAGGCACAACAGTTATAGGCAAAAACAGTATTGTTGGCGGAAACTCATGGGTCACCAAATCGATTCCGGAGGATTCAATCGTAATGAACACCACCACAACCGAAGTTAAAGTAAAAGAGAAGAAATAAAAATGAAAACCTATAAATTAGTCGAATTAATCGGGAATACACCACTTGTAGAAACTACCCGATTGGTTGCGAACAAAAACGTAAAACTGTTATTAAAACTGGAAGGTGACAATCCCGGAGGAAGTGTAAAAGACCGCGCTGCCTATAACATGATTGCTTCTGCCATTGAAAGAGGAGACATTAAAAAAGGAGACAAATTAATTGAAGCAACTAGTGGAAACACAGGAATTGCTTTGGCAATGATTGCTCAATTATTCAATATCGAAATCGAATTGGTCTTACCTGAAGATTCAACCATCGAGCGCACACAAACCATGCAGGCTTACGGTGCAACAGTTATACAAACACCTGCCAGCACAGGAATAATTGGCTCTAGAGATTACGCCGACAAAAAAGTAGCCGAAGGCGGTTATGTAATGCTGAATCAGTTTGCCAATGACGACAACTGGAAAGCGCATTACAAAACCACAGGCCCTGAAATCTGGAATGATACTGATGGAACTGTTACTCATTTTGTATCGGCTATGGGAACTACCGGAACGATTATTGGAACTTCAACTTACCTGAAAGAAAAAAATCAAAATATTCAAATCATTGGCGCGCAGCCAAGCGAAGGTTCACAAATTCCTGGCATTAGAAAATGGCCTCAGGAATATTTACCTAAAATTTTTGATGCGTCAAAAGTAGATTTAACTGTTGATGTAAGCGAAAAAGAAGCCCGCAAAATGACCAAAAGATTAGCTAAGGAAGAAGGGATTTTTGCCGGTATGAGCAGCGGAGGATCTGTTGCGGTAGCTGTTAAAATCGCTAACCAACTGGAATCGGGTGTTGTGGTAGCAATTATCTGTGATCGAGGAGACCGTTATTTATCTTCTGATTTATTCGAATAAAAGTGACTAAGTTTCTGAGTTGCTAAGATTCTAAGTTTAAAATCTTAGAAACTTAGTATCTCAGCATCTTAGCAACTCAAAAAAACTTAGCAACTTAGTATCTTAATAACTTAGCAACTCTAAAGAAAAATGAACTATCGCAAACTGGGAAAAACCAATTTTCAAATTTCAGAAATAGCACTTGGCACTTGGCAAGTGGGTGGAAAATGGGGATCTCCTTTCAATAATAAAACTGCTGATGAATTAATCAATGCCGCCATTGACAAAGGCGTGAATTTTATTGACACTGCCGATGTTTACGAAAATGGATTAAGCGAAACCGCTGTGGGAAGAGTTGTAAAATCACGTTCCGAACGTATTTATATCGCAACAAAATGTGGAAGACATATCAATCCGCACGTAAATGAAGGTTATCAACCGAAAATACTTCAAAAATATGTGGAAGACAGTTTGAAAAGAATGGGATTGGAAACTCTCGATCTTATTCAGTTACACTGTCCGCCTACACAAGTTTTTTACCGTCCTGAAATCTTTGAAATGTTTGATCGTTTGAAAGAACAGGGGAAAATTCAAAACTTGGGTGTCAGTGTAGAAAAAGTAGAAGAAGGCCTAAAAGCTATCGAATATTCTAACGTAACCACAGTTCAGATTATCTTTAATCTTTTCCGTCAACGTCCTTCTGAATTATTTTTTAAAGAAGCACAAAAAAAAGACATCGGAATTATTGCAAGAGTACCGCTTGCAAGTGGTTTATTGACCGGATTATATGATTCCAAAACCACTTTTGGAGAACAAGACCACAGAAACTTCAATCGTGAAGGAGCTGCTTTTGATAAAGGAGAAACATTTTCGGGTATTAATTATGAATTAGGTTTAAAAGCAGTTGATGCTTTAAAAGCACTTTTCCCTGAAGCTACAAATTTGGCACCAATTGCCCTGCAATGGATTTTGAGTTTTAACGAAGTGAGCTGTATTATTCCTGGTGCTTCAAAGGAAAGTCATGTTTTATCGAATCTTTCTGTTTATGATTTACCGCAGCTGACTCCTGAAAAAATCAAGGAGATGAATGCCATTTATGAGCAATACATCAAGCCGCAGGTACATCAGCTTTGGTAAAATAAAATATTACTATCCGTTAATAATACCAACCCAAAAGTTTGTCGGTTTATTAAAAAACAAAAGTTTTTTTCTCTTAAAACCATTAAGATTAAGGTTCATTAAGCCTAAAAACTTAATTTTCTTAATATCTTAATGATTAGAAATATATTACTTTTTTTGGTCCGCTTAGCAGACAGTCATAAAAGAAAATGTAAATGTTCAAAAAAGCAAATCTCAAAGAGTGGTTTGATCGCTATAAATATTCAGAATTGGCGGCAACAAGTTCAGCTTTGTTGGCTTCCCAATTCAGCAGAATTTATAGTGAACTGACAACTGCTTATTTGATAACGTTTGCCGAATATTTGACTTTTTATGGGGTCATGATTTACAGGTCTTACAAAGCCTTGTCTACCAAGAATAAATTGAAAAACCAAGGCGTTTCACTTAAAGAAATTGCTGTTTTGATTCGGAATTTATTGTTTGAATTTGGTTACCCCGCAGTTTTGGATTTCTTTTTAATTCGGCCATTCTGCATGTATTGGATACCGATAGTGACAGGCAGTTATTTTATCGGAATCATATTGGGAAAAATTATGGCAGATAGCTGCTTTTATTGTCTATCTATTTTCAATTACGAATGGATTAAAAAGAAGGAATAATACATTATAAAATCACTGAATTATTTAAGATTACAAATATCATTTGATTAATAATCCCGATAGCTTTTATATATTTACTGAAAATATTCTCCTTACCGAAAAAGATGAAAAAATCTGAGATTCAGCAACTTTTACAAAGCATATCCAACAATATCGATAAAGAAAACTTTATTTATGATTTTCTTTCCTCTTTTGGCTTATCCAGAACCACCATTACTCGTTTAAAAAAAGGCGATTACAATCTTTCTAAAACGGAAGGGGAACTTTTCTATAAAGGGAAAATCTTTTTTAAGGTATTAACGGAGGGGAATCTTCTGGATACTATAGATGAATTATCCAAAGACGAAAAAATCCTGAGACAAAAGCCCCGTTTTATAGTAGTAACGGACTTTATTAGTTTTTTTGCAACCGATACCAAACTAAAAACGAATAAAGATTTTACGATTGCTAATCTTGCAGACCAAATCGATTTCTTTCTGCCTTTATCGGGTGCAGAAATTTATCGGGTAAGCAATGACAATAAACTGGATCGCGAAGCGGCTTATAAACTTGGCGAACTTTATGATATTTTGGTTGCCGATAATCCTGATTGGATAGCACAAGGGAGTCATCAGCTCAATATTTTTTTATCGAGATTATTGTTTTGTTTTTTTGCTGAAGATACCGGTATTTTTTCTGTCAAAAGCATTTTTACCGAAAGCTTGGCCAACAATACCCAAGACGATGGTTCCGATGTGAAAGAATTTCTGTCTTTGCTGTTCAAAAAATTAAACACGGAAAATGGAGATTTTCCCAACTATTTAGACAGCTTTCCTTATGTAAACGGAGGTTTATTTCGCGATGATATCGAATGCCCGAAGTTTTCCAAAAAAGCCCGACAAATTTTAATTGATTCGGGAGAACTGGATTGGTCAGAAATTAATCCCGACATTTTTGGGTCAATGATTCAGGCAGTTGCCGATCCGGAGGAAAGGAACAATTTAGGAATGCACTATACCTCGGTAGTCAACATTCTCAAATTAATCAAACCCTTATTTTTGGATGAACTATACGAAGAATTTGAAAAAAACAAAAACAATGCAAAAGCATTGGACAAACTTTTAGTACGGCTTTCCAGAATCAAATTCTTCGACCCGGCTTGCGGGAGCGGTAATTTCCTGATTATTACCTACAAAGAGTTACGTAATCTTGAAATACAAATCGTTAAGCAATTAATTGATTTGAATACAGGACAACAAAAAAATTATTTTACCGAAATTAAACTTTCGCAGTTTTACGGCATAGAGATCAAGGATTTTGCCCATGAAATGGCCATACTTTCGCTTTGGCTGGCAGAACACCAAATGAACCAAGTTTTTGAACAGGAACTATTGGGACAGGGACAGTCTAAACCCTTATTGCCTCTGAAGGAAGCAGGAAACATTACCGCAGGAAACGCAGCCCGTATCGATTGGGAAGATGCTTGTCCTAAAAAAGAAGGGGATGAGATTTATATCATAGGGAATCCGCCTTATTATGGTGCAAGAAAACAAGATGAAGAACAAAAAAAAGATATTGCGATTAATTTCCCAAAACTAAAGGGAGCCAATAATTTAGATTATATTTTTATTTGGTTTTATAAAGGAACCAAGTTTATAGAAAATATTAATGCAAAATTAGGACTAGTATCTACAAATTCGGTATGTCAAAGAGAACAGGTTTCTTTATTATGGCCTCAAATCCTAAATGATAAAATAGAAATTGATTTTGCCTATCAATCTTTCAAATGGACTAATAATGCTAAAGGAAATGCAGGAGTTACAGTTATAATTGTGGCATTTCGAAATGTAATGGCGAAAGAAAAATACATTTTTACAGAATCAATAACTAAATTAGCTAAAAACATAAATGCTTATTTATTAGATTATTCAAATATTTATATTAGTCCAAGAACAAAATCTATTTCGGGTTTACCTGAAATGAATTTTGGTAATATGGCGAACGACGGAGGGAATCTGTTTTTGACAGCTGAAGAAAGGATGGCTATTATCAATAACGAACCGGATAACATCAATTTTGTAAAAAAGTTAGTAGGATCGTTAGAGTTTTTGAGAGGAATTGATAAATATTGTTTGTGGATAGAGGATGAAAATCTTGATAAAGCATTAGAAAGTTCATTTGTAAGTGAAAGGATAAGTAAAACGAAAGAAGCTAGGTTATCTAGTAAAAGAGAAGCTACGAATAAATTATCATTGACACCACATAGGTTTGCAGAGATTAGACATAGGGATACGGATGCAATATTTATTCCAAGTGTTTCATCAGAGCGTAGAGACTATATTCCATTAGGACTCACAAATAAAGATGAAATAATTGTAGCACCTAATTTAGCAATATACGATGCCCAACCCTGGCTGTTTGGTGTACTACATTCCAAAATGCATATGATTTGGGTGGATGCTGTGGGAGGTAAACTAGAAACACGTTATCGTTATTCGGCTAAGTTGTGTTATAATACCTTTCCTTTTCCTCTTATCAATGAAACCCAAAAGGAACGCATTAATTTATGTGTTTTTGCTATCTTGGACGAACGGGCAAAATATCCCGAAAAAACAATGGCCTGGATGTATAATCCCGAGACTATGCCTAGCGGTTTAAAACAAGCCCACAAAGATTTGGATTTGTGCATTGAGCAAATTTATCGATTGGCTCCTTTTACGACCGATGCGGAGCGACTGGAATATTTGTTTAAACTCTTCGATGAAATGACACAGAAAGCAACTTTGTTTACCAAAGAAAAGACTCCCCGAAAAGCTCAAAGTAAGAAGGTAAAAGAATAATAAAGAGAACAATGAGCATTTCTCTTTCTAATAATAAAATAGCAATCAGTACTATGGAAAGAATTTTGGATAACTTATTGCAGCTTTCCACTGAAAATGAAGTGGCAGAATTTAAAGAAGCTAAAAACCAGTTTGATAAGGATAAACTAGGGCAGTACTTTTCGGCATTAGCCAATGAAGCTAATTTGAATGGACAAAACGAGGCTTATCTGGTTATGGGGGTGAAGAATGACAAAAGTATTGTAGGTACCTCTATAAACGACACTCAAATTAATGATTATAAAGCAGAAATAATTAGGCATACTTCCCCTCGAATTAATTTTTCCAATGTTGCTGCCGTATTGAAACAGGGTAAAAAGGTATTGGTCTTTGCTATTCCCGCTGCTCCAAAAGGACAGCCTGTTTCCTGGAAAGGTCATTATTATGGAAGAGATGGAGAAAGTCTGGGTGCGCTAAACCAATATGAATTTGACAAGATCAAGTCGCAAATTGTAAGTCAGGATTGGAGTGCTCAAATTATAAAATCAGCAAGCATAGATGATTTGTCTAAAGAAGCTATTCAATTTGCCCGAGTACAGTATAAAGAAAAGCATCCTAAACTAAAAGAAGAAATAGACGCCTGGAGTGACGAAACTTTCTTGGACAAAGCAAAAGTAACCTCTAAAGGCAAAATAACGAATACTGCTATTCTTTTATTGGGCAAACCTGAATCAGAATACCTAATAAATCCTGCAACTGCTCGCATTACCTGGATTTTAAAAGACAAGGACAATATTGAAAAGGATTATGCACATTTCTACAACCCATTAATTACAGCGGTTGAGCAAGTAAGTTTAAAAATCAGAAATCTAAAATACCGGTATATTAAGTCCGGCACCTTGTTTCCTGATGAAGTAGATCAATATGACCCTTATATCATTCGTGAAGCTTTACATAACTGTATTGCGCATCAGGATTACACTTTAGGGGGAAAAATAATTGTAGTTGAAAATGAAGATGGATGGCTTACTTTTACCAACTCGGGAAAATTCATCCCAAATAGTGTTGAAGAAGTAGTAACCAGCGATTCGCCTGAGCCTAAATACAGAAATACTTTTTTGGTTGGAGCGATGGTCAATCTTAATATGATTGATACCATTGGCAGCGGAATCAAACGAATGTACAATATTCAAAGGAAAAAGTATTTTCCGTTGCCGGAATATGATTTGTCAAATAACAAGGTCAAAGTGACTATCGTGGGTAAAGTAATTGATGTAAACTATGCCCGAAAAATAGCCGAAATGCCTAATCTTTCACTAGATGAAATTATATTATTGGACAAAGTGGCAAAACTAAAAATTTTGTCAGACGACGAAATAAAATCGTTGAAGTCTAAGCATCTTATCGAAGGTAGGAAACCTAATTTTCATATTTCATCAGACGTTGCTGAAATTGTAGGGGAAAAAGCTTCTTATATAAAACAAAGAGGTTTTAAGGATGATCACTACAAAAAAATGATTATTGATTATATTCAAACTTATAATCAAGCCTCAAAAGGAGAAATAGATGAGCTTATTTTAGACATACTTCCTTCGGTATTAGATAAAAAACAGAAAGACAACAAAATCAAAAATATTATTTATTCATTGTCTAAAAAAGAGCATATTATTGAAAACAAAGGAACTAATCGAAATCCAAAATGGATTTTGAGTTTGTCTAAAAAGGAAGATGAGTAATATTTTTAGACATACTTTTAGACATACTTTTAGACATACTTTAGATAAACTTTAGATAAACTTTAGATATATAGTTACTGATAATCCCTTATAAAATAAGAGAATGTTGAATATCTAAAAAGGAATAAAAAATATTTTTAGATAAATTTATTGACACAAAAATGGAAGATACTACAGCCAACAATTATATAAAACCCATCAATTTGGTTAATGTTACCTATGGACAAACAGGTAAAAGTAAATCTACCAATGAATTGGGGATGCGTGAAATGCAAGCAAAAGCCTATGACTCACGTACAGCAAAATATTTATTGTTAAAAGCACCGCCTGCATCGGGAAAATCAAGAGCCTTGATGTTTCTTGCACTAGATAAACTAATTAATCAAGGATTAAAAAAAGCTATTGTGGCCGTGCCTGAACGTTCTATTGGGAATTCTTTTGCCCCGACCGAATTAAAAAAATACGGTTTTTATGCTGATTGGGAACTGCACCAAAAATACAATTTGTGTTCCCCAGGAAGTGATAAAGCCAAAGTAAAAGCTTTCGCTGAGTTCCTAAAATCCGATTCAAAAATAGTAATCTGTACCCATGCTACTTTGCGTTTTGCTTTTGAAGGTTTACAGGAATCCGATTTCAACAATTGTTTGCTTGCTATTGATGAATTTCATCACGTATCAGCCGATGGCGATAATATTCTGGGAAATGTGATGCGAAAAATAATGGAAAAATCTTCTGCCCATATCGTAGCAATGACCGGGTCTTATTTCCGTGGAGATAGTGTTCCGGTTCTCTTGCCGGA belongs to Flavobacterium aquiphilum and includes:
- the cysM gene encoding cysteine synthase CysM; translation: MKTYKLVELIGNTPLVETTRLVANKNVKLLLKLEGDNPGGSVKDRAAYNMIASAIERGDIKKGDKLIEATSGNTGIALAMIAQLFNIEIELVLPEDSTIERTQTMQAYGATVIQTPASTGIIGSRDYADKKVAEGGYVMLNQFANDDNWKAHYKTTGPEIWNDTDGTVTHFVSAMGTTGTIIGTSTYLKEKNQNIQIIGAQPSEGSQIPGIRKWPQEYLPKIFDASKVDLTVDVSEKEARKMTKRLAKEEGIFAGMSSGGSVAVAVKIANQLESGVVVAIICDRGDRYLSSDLFE
- the epsC gene encoding serine O-acetyltransferase EpsC produces the protein MTKDLIVQNISASKSHFSINYSIKTKTEAFTEKLFYTLFDSNAPLDQSIDELEKQFKEIASMACKKNQDLCESAWDKFLHKLPSVLENLNKDASYILENDPASNSLEEIYLAYPGFYAIAIYRLSHELYLLDLMLFSRLMSEYAHRITGTDIHAGATIASPFFIDHATGIVIGETTVIEKNVKIYQGVTLGALSVSKDMKNSKRHPTVEKNVCLYANATILGGTTVIGKNSIVGGNSWVTKSIPEDSIVMNTTTTEVKVKEKK
- a CDS encoding SGNH/GDSL hydrolase family protein — its product is MRKLNYKYLILFLILIMAVKAKGQDWANLNKYKNENTLLGSQTPGQKRIVYFGDSITESWGTVYPDFFNDKNYINRGISGQTTPQMLLRFRQDVIELQPEIVIILAGTNDIAGNTGPTTLHTILGNLISMCELAKANAIKVVLCSVLPAYDYPWKKGLEPAAKIEALNAMIIKYAKANNITYVDYYSVMVDERKGLKSIYSEDGVHPNKEGYRVMESIIEAIIKNL
- a CDS encoding aldo/keto reductase; its protein translation is MNYRKLGKTNFQISEIALGTWQVGGKWGSPFNNKTADELINAAIDKGVNFIDTADVYENGLSETAVGRVVKSRSERIYIATKCGRHINPHVNEGYQPKILQKYVEDSLKRMGLETLDLIQLHCPPTQVFYRPEIFEMFDRLKEQGKIQNLGVSVEKVEEGLKAIEYSNVTTVQIIFNLFRQRPSELFFKEAQKKDIGIIARVPLASGLLTGLYDSKTTFGEQDHRNFNREGAAFDKGETFSGINYELGLKAVDALKALFPEATNLAPIALQWILSFNEVSCIIPGASKESHVLSNLSVYDLPQLTPEKIKEMNAIYEQYIKPQVHQLW
- a CDS encoding class I SAM-dependent DNA methyltransferase, whose protein sequence is MKKSEIQQLLQSISNNIDKENFIYDFLSSFGLSRTTITRLKKGDYNLSKTEGELFYKGKIFFKVLTEGNLLDTIDELSKDEKILRQKPRFIVVTDFISFFATDTKLKTNKDFTIANLADQIDFFLPLSGAEIYRVSNDNKLDREAAYKLGELYDILVADNPDWIAQGSHQLNIFLSRLLFCFFAEDTGIFSVKSIFTESLANNTQDDGSDVKEFLSLLFKKLNTENGDFPNYLDSFPYVNGGLFRDDIECPKFSKKARQILIDSGELDWSEINPDIFGSMIQAVADPEERNNLGMHYTSVVNILKLIKPLFLDELYEEFEKNKNNAKALDKLLVRLSRIKFFDPACGSGNFLIITYKELRNLEIQIVKQLIDLNTGQQKNYFTEIKLSQFYGIEIKDFAHEMAILSLWLAEHQMNQVFEQELLGQGQSKPLLPLKEAGNITAGNAARIDWEDACPKKEGDEIYIIGNPPYYGARKQDEEQKKDIAINFPKLKGANNLDYIFIWFYKGTKFIENINAKLGLVSTNSVCQREQVSLLWPQILNDKIEIDFAYQSFKWTNNAKGNAGVTVIIVAFRNVMAKEKYIFTESITKLAKNINAYLLDYSNIYISPRTKSISGLPEMNFGNMANDGGNLFLTAEERMAIINNEPDNINFVKKLVGSLEFLRGIDKYCLWIEDENLDKALESSFVSERISKTKEARLSSKREATNKLSLTPHRFAEIRHRDTDAIFIPSVSSERRDYIPLGLTNKDEIIVAPNLAIYDAQPWLFGVLHSKMHMIWVDAVGGKLETRYRYSAKLCYNTFPFPLINETQKERINLCVFAILDERAKYPEKTMAWMYNPETMPSGLKQAHKDLDLCIEQIYRLAPFTTDAERLEYLFKLFDEMTQKATLFTKEKTPRKAQSKKVKE
- a CDS encoding RNA-binding domain-containing protein; protein product: MSISLSNNKIAISTMERILDNLLQLSTENEVAEFKEAKNQFDKDKLGQYFSALANEANLNGQNEAYLVMGVKNDKSIVGTSINDTQINDYKAEIIRHTSPRINFSNVAAVLKQGKKVLVFAIPAAPKGQPVSWKGHYYGRDGESLGALNQYEFDKIKSQIVSQDWSAQIIKSASIDDLSKEAIQFARVQYKEKHPKLKEEIDAWSDETFLDKAKVTSKGKITNTAILLLGKPESEYLINPATARITWILKDKDNIEKDYAHFYNPLITAVEQVSLKIRNLKYRYIKSGTLFPDEVDQYDPYIIREALHNCIAHQDYTLGGKIIVVENEDGWLTFTNSGKFIPNSVEEVVTSDSPEPKYRNTFLVGAMVNLNMIDTIGSGIKRMYNIQRKKYFPLPEYDLSNNKVKVTIVGKVIDVNYARKIAEMPNLSLDEIILLDKVAKLKILSDDEIKSLKSKHLIEGRKPNFHISSDVAEIVGEKASYIKQRGFKDDHYKKMIIDYIQTYNQASKGEIDELILDILPSVLDKKQKDNKIKNIIYSLSKKEHIIENKGTNRNPKWILSLSKKEDE